A window of the Microvirga terrae genome harbors these coding sequences:
- a CDS encoding TRAP transporter substrate-binding protein: protein MKRRNFLKGAGLAAAAGTVAAPAIAQSMPEIRWRLTSSFPKSLDTIFGTAQTFAKYMAEATDNKFQIQVFAPGEIVGGLQAMDAVQNGSVECAHTPLYYYIGKEPALGMGTGLPFSLNARQLHSWWHFAGGREIINDVLARYNCTSLVCGNSGAQMGGFFRKEINTVDDLKGLKFRIGGLGGQVLAKLGVVPQQLAPGDVYPALERGTLDAAEFVGPYDDEKLGFLKVAKYYYAPGWWEGGAMLHLVVNQQKWNELPKQYQAIMSQATEAANNWMLAKYDAVNGQALRRMVGAGAELRTFSPAILEASLKAANELYAELSAKNADFKKAYDSMVAYRSDVLPWFQLNEYAFDTFMIRTRGRA, encoded by the coding sequence ATGAAGAGAAGAAACTTCCTGAAAGGGGCAGGGCTGGCGGCCGCGGCCGGAACGGTGGCCGCGCCGGCCATCGCTCAGAGCATGCCCGAGATTCGGTGGCGTCTGACCTCGAGCTTCCCGAAATCCCTGGACACCATCTTCGGCACCGCTCAGACATTCGCCAAGTACATGGCGGAGGCGACCGACAACAAGTTCCAGATCCAGGTCTTCGCCCCGGGCGAGATCGTCGGCGGTCTGCAGGCCATGGACGCGGTGCAGAACGGCTCGGTCGAATGCGCCCACACCCCGCTCTATTACTATATCGGCAAGGAGCCGGCGCTCGGCATGGGCACGGGCCTGCCCTTCAGCCTCAACGCCCGCCAGCTCCATTCCTGGTGGCACTTCGCCGGCGGCCGGGAGATCATCAACGATGTGCTGGCCCGGTATAACTGCACGTCGCTGGTCTGCGGCAATTCCGGCGCCCAGATGGGCGGATTCTTCCGCAAGGAAATCAATACGGTCGACGATCTGAAGGGCCTCAAGTTCCGCATCGGCGGTCTCGGCGGGCAGGTTCTCGCCAAGCTCGGCGTCGTGCCGCAGCAGCTCGCTCCCGGCGACGTCTATCCGGCGCTGGAGCGCGGTACCCTCGACGCGGCCGAGTTCGTCGGCCCCTACGACGACGAGAAGCTCGGCTTCCTGAAGGTCGCGAAATACTACTACGCTCCTGGTTGGTGGGAGGGCGGCGCCATGCTGCACCTCGTGGTCAATCAGCAGAAGTGGAACGAACTGCCCAAGCAATACCAGGCCATCATGAGCCAGGCGACGGAAGCGGCCAACAACTGGATGCTGGCCAAATACGATGCCGTGAACGGCCAAGCCCTGCGCCGCATGGTCGGCGCCGGGGCGGAACTGCGCACTTTCTCCCCAGCCATCCTGGAAGCCTCGCTCAAGGCCGCGAACGAGCTCTATGCCGAGCTCTCGGCCAAGAACGCCGACTTCAAGAAGGCCTACGATTCCATGGTGGCCTATCGCAGCGACGTGCTGCCCTGGTTCCAGCTCAACGAATACGCCTTCGACACCTTCATGATCCGCACCCGCGGACGGGCATAA
- a CDS encoding fumarylacetoacetate hydrolase family protein gives MKLSSLNQGRDGRLVIVSKDLTRATDAFFIVPTLQQALDNWEKVEPQLRDLAEQLEHGSVPAFRFHEHDCASPLPRAYQWADGSAYVNHVELVRRARGAEMPASFWTDPLMYQGGSDSFLGPREPILAVDEAHGIDFEAEVAVITGDVPMGATREEAGRAIRLVVLVNDVSLRNLIPAELAKGFGFFHAKPSSALSPVAVTPDELGEAWDGDRLHLPLLSSLNGRPFGKPDAGVDMTFDFPTLIAHAARTRPLGAGTIIGSGTVSNRDEAGGPGKPIDQGGLGYSCLAELRTVETILQGEARTPFMRFGDTIRIEMKDRQGHSVFGAIEQEVRSHRVEG, from the coding sequence ATGAAGCTCTCCTCCCTCAACCAAGGCCGTGACGGCCGCCTCGTCATCGTGTCGAAAGACCTGACCCGCGCGACAGATGCTTTTTTCATTGTTCCGACGCTTCAGCAAGCCTTGGACAATTGGGAAAAAGTCGAGCCTCAGCTGCGGGATCTCGCGGAGCAGCTCGAGCACGGTTCGGTGCCGGCCTTCCGCTTCCACGAGCACGATTGCGCGTCACCCCTGCCCCGGGCCTATCAATGGGCGGACGGCTCGGCCTACGTGAACCATGTGGAGCTGGTCAGGAGGGCGCGCGGCGCCGAGATGCCGGCCTCCTTCTGGACCGATCCGCTCATGTATCAGGGCGGCTCCGATTCCTTCCTCGGTCCGCGCGAGCCGATTCTCGCGGTGGACGAGGCCCACGGGATCGACTTCGAGGCCGAGGTCGCCGTGATCACCGGCGACGTGCCGATGGGCGCGACCCGGGAGGAGGCCGGGCGAGCCATCCGCCTCGTGGTCCTGGTCAACGACGTCTCGCTCAGGAACCTGATTCCCGCCGAGCTCGCGAAGGGCTTCGGCTTCTTCCACGCCAAGCCCTCCTCGGCGCTGTCGCCCGTGGCCGTCACGCCGGACGAGCTGGGCGAGGCCTGGGACGGCGACCGGCTGCACCTGCCCCTGCTCTCGAGCCTCAACGGCCGGCCCTTCGGCAAGCCCGATGCGGGCGTGGACATGACCTTCGACTTCCCGACCCTGATTGCCCACGCGGCCAGGACCCGCCCGCTGGGCGCCGGCACGATCATCGGGTCCGGCACCGTGTCCAACAGGGACGAGGCCGGCGGGCCCGGCAAGCCCATCGACCAGGGCGGTCTCGGCTATTCCTGCCTGGCGGAGCTGCGCACCGTGGAGACCATCCTCCAGGGCGAGGCGAGGACGCCCTTCATGCGGTTCGGCGACACGATCCGCATCGAAATGAAGGACCGGCAGGGCCACTCGGTCTTCGGCGCCATCGAGCAGGAAGTGCGATCCCATCGGGTCGAAGGCTGA